In Anopheles bellator chromosome 2, idAnoBellAS_SP24_06.2, whole genome shotgun sequence, the genomic stretch GTCGAAATTTTGCCACGACCGTACGCGTACGGTTCTGATGAAATTAAACCAATCTCAGGGTACAAATTGAACTTGACATCAAACGACGATGAATGAACGATCAGTGTCGTTTGCTGTTTCACGAGAGCTCCCGTCAATTGTAAATTCTTTTCGATTAATGTTTGTGGATAAGGCAATGATCATTTATTCAATATGTCTATTAGCACTTCAATGCACAAAGTAATTTCTTTTGACAAACGAATTAGATTTGGctaattcaaataaattatttcagtTAATTTCATCGCAACACTTTCAAGAGCTTCTGTTTTGAAACTAATGAAGACATTTAGACTACGATTAAAGTCCCCCCCATGAATATTAACAACATTGAAGGAATAAATATGGgccggtccgttcttctgaaattaaaaatatttttttaaacattgaaGGAATGCTCAGTCGCGTATGTTTACGCATCGTACAAGAGTATCAAACCTAATCAACCTGCTCTAGATCAGCTCTGCCCATTGCTTTGCCTTATAGCGGCTATCGATCAAATTCGCCCATCATTCTCAGGTAATAACAATCTTCCACCAAATATGTCCGGACGATCGAAGACACAATCGCTTGTCCCACAAACACAGTCAGACTGCCTGTACCGATTACTAATTTTCCCCActcgcttccgttttcttcgtcgATCCGGAGACACCACAATTCTCGGCCAGATTTTCGCAGACCCAGCCgtcaataaatcaaacataaacaacgCAGCATCGCAGGTCTTAAGCGCAGCCGAGAGCGAGCACCCTGCTCATTCGGACGGGCCATCCTGATTTATGTGCCACCGTACCAGCAGCGCCACCTGATCGCGCCAAGGTGAGACCGGCCTGTCTTCCGCAAGCACGCTTTCTTGGTGCCTGCGTTGGGGACGCCCTTGATGCTCCTTCACATGATCCTTTGTTTCTTCGTAACAGTGCTTGGGTTGGCATTATAAATTATAATCAGTTCCTCGGCGGCAAAGGCATATTAACGCCGGGAACGGAGTCCTGTAAACCTGTATTTGTTaaacagagagtgagagagagagagagccataGAGTGGGAGAGTGGGCCGAAGAAGGAACAATAACTAACGGTATTTGGGCTGCAGAGTTCTGTGCAGTTGGGGAGTGTGATCATAGGCTTCCTGGTGCGGCGGTAGATCCTTGTCGATTACTCGCCGTGCTAAAGTTTATGCAATGGTCATTGTTTATGAGCTCGGATTGCGCGTCCAGGCGTTCGACAATCCTATAAATAATCGTAGCAAATTTATAAGCATACCAAGCCGGGCCGCAAAGGTGCTTCTGCTTCGGTGAAGATTGCCTTGAACAGATCAAGAGTAGCCGGAAGAACTGAGGGAAGAGCTGAGGGAAGAGCTACGTAAATGATGTAActtcaactttttttttaatatcaaTAGTTCTTATATCAATAGTAGTCAATAGTCTTATATCAGTAGTTCAAATATCAATAGACCTTCAGTTCCGGTCTAGCTATTAGTTGCACTGGACAACACTATATGGAATGCGATTTGcttttttacaaattaatcTGAATCTTGCTAGATTCACCTTTGTTAAACTATTTCTAACGTATTTTACTAAAATCAAAAGTGAAGAACGTTTAGAGAATGTATCCTATGTTATGCATATTTAAAATCTATTTTGAATGCTGAACTGGTCATGACTTAAAATAGTTCCCATATATGCTTCTTGGAGCAACTATTCAACACTAGCAGATATACCATAGTCCACAAAAAACATTGCATCATGTAACAGATGTTGTAATCGGAGGGTTCTGTTGCTACTTTCGGCATCGGCATTTAAGGTAAATTTTGATCACACAAACATGGACACCTTAATCTTCGCGACCCGCTACGAATCTCGTCGGTTAACCTGCGTAGCTAATAAAGCATGTGTATAACACGTACACACACGCATGCAAACCGCGACCCGCGGCCTAAACGCTCACCAACGCGTCCAATTTAGCTATAACATCGCGAGTTGTGCTCATCAATCAATTCAGTATTGTTTGGACTCGAGTGCCACGAAGAGTTCCGAAGAAACCGCGGCCAAGTGCGTTTAATTGATACAGCAAACGGAGATAGAAGAGACAGATAGAAAAGGCGTGCCGAAGACGACCTCGACTGTGACCTTGGATGCGCATGAGAGAGAACCATCATGTTTTGGTTGCTACTATTGAcgctgatcgcgatcgtcggATCATGGATTCTGGTTACGATTCTTCGGAACCGAGCTACCGTAGCTTGGCTGCAGAAGCAGTTGCCCAACTTTGGCAGTGTTCCCTCGATTCCACTGCTCGGGTCGGCGTACCACTTCAAAGATCCTACGCCGGCCGGAATCTTCAACACCTTTGTCGGATTCCACAAGCTGTACGGCCGTAACCTCATTGCGCAAAATCTGTTTAATCAGCCGTCGCTTCAAATCAGCAGTCCCGCTGTGATCGAGCAGGTGATACAGGCGAAGACCATCGAAAAGACGATAATCTACGACTTCATGAAGCCCTGGTTGGGATCGGGGCTCGTTGTTTCAACCGGTGCGAAGTGGGCCCAACGCCGAAAGATTATTACGCCAACGTTCCACTTCAAGATTCTCGAAGACTTTCTCATCATTATGAACCACCAGGCGGACGTGCTGATACGGAAGCTGTCCGCCAAAGCAGGAGGGCCGaattttgacatttacgaGCCCGTTACCTACTGTGCGCTGGACATTATCTCCGAGTCGGCGATGGGAGTTAAGCTGAACACTCAGGAAGATCCACAGTCGGAGTATGTGCAAGCCGCTAAGGAGTAAGTACGATGCCACTGAAAACGTGTATCAATGAAGGACTAACGATTTCTTTTGACGTTGTTCCTTTTGCCAGGATTTCAGACATTGTTCTCAAACGAATGTTTTCCTTCGGGCGTGAATTCAAATGGTTGTTCTTGCTTAAGAAAGAATCCCGGCGGCTAAATGAGTGCCTTAAGGTAGTGCACGGCTTTGCGTATCGTGTCATTAACGAGCGGAAAAAGCAGCTACTGGAGGAGCGCGAACGGCGACAGACCGAACGCAAGCTGGAAGAGACGGATCTTTACGGCAAGCGGCGCATGACGTtgctcgatctgctgctgaacgTTACCGTCGACGGTGAGCCTCTACCCGACGACGACATCCGAGAGGAAGTGGATACGTTTATGTTTGCCGGGCACGATACCACCTCGTCCTGCATCAGCTTTGCTGTTTATCATCTCTCTCGGAATGCCGCCATCCAGCAAAAGCTATACGACGAGATTCAGCAGGTCGTAGGATCGGATGCGAAGAGTGTGGAGCTAACGCACAGCACTCTGCAGGAACTGCGGTACCTTGAGATGGTGATAAAGGAAACGCTGCGCATGAATCCATCCGCACCGATCATAGGGCGGAAATCGGCTGGCGATATGGTGGTTGACGGTGTGCAGATTCCGAAGGGTATGGAATTCGCGATCCTCATCTACGCGCTGCACAACGATCCGCAGCTCTaccccgaaccggaacgcTTCGATCCGGAGCGCTTCAGTGAGGAGGCACAGGCGTCCCGGCAACCTTACAGCTACATCCCGTTCAGCGTTGGCTCTCGGAACTGCATCGGACAGCGTTACGCTATGCTGGAGATTAAAACGATCCTGGTGAAATTGTTGGCCAACTTCCAATTTTTGCCCTGCGAAGACCACCACAAGCTGCTTATCAAAACCGATATGACGCTGAAACCGGTAAATGGTGCGTTCGTAAAGATTGTGGCACGCTAGTGGTTGTAAGGTTGCTTATCACTGCGTGAAAGCAGGCGCAAGACGGTTCGTATCACTTGCACGCGGCTTGCGATTGCGTATCTAGCCTACCGTGGTTCTGAAGGAGTATAAAGGCCTACATTTTGTGCCCGTTTTTCTGATTAACTTTGTTGGCTCGATGTGACCCAAATAAATGCGGATTGAGAGTGCATCTGGACCTATTCGATAACCTATGCTCGCTGAAGATAACAATGCATCCTGCGTGCATGTTTGAGGTGCAACTCATCAGTTGCATTTCCCTACTCATCCAGGATGAATCGTTTGCTTCCCCCGAACAGAAACGACGAACTATCCAAAATGTCTATTTTCCTTGTGTTGCTATTAGTCAtacttttaattttacatATAATCGTAAAAGTGTTCTTAAATCGTCGGCGGGCGGagaagctcttgaagcagTTGCCCGATTTCAAAGCCCTTCCCTCGGTACCACTACTGGGCAGTGCTCTGCTGTTTAAGAACACTTCTCCAGACGGTGTGCAACGGACGCTGGTCGACTTTCACCGGCAGTACGGTAAGAATCTGTTGCTGCAGGAACTCTGTAACGGATTCAAGCTGTTGGTTAGCGAGCCACGTGTTGTGGAGCAAGTTATTCAGGCAAAAACCATTCGTAAACCATCCTTCTACGACTTCTTCAAGCCCTGGTTGGGTATCAGCACGGTCATAGCGTGCGGACAGCAGTGGAGTATCCGGCGAAAGTTAATCGATCCGGTGTTCAATTACAAAATGCTCGAAGACTTTCTGGAAGTGATGATTGCCCATTCGGATGTGCTGGTGGCCACGTTGGCACCGTATGTCGGTGGAGACGATTTCGATATCTACAACCCGATCCGGTACTGCACGATGGACATTATCTGCGAGACGGCGATGGGCGTTCAACTACACTGTCAGTCGAATCCTACGGGACAATTTATTGCTGCCACCGATGAGTAAGTTCCTCTGTtggctctgttttttttgttaaccATGGTTGTGTTACATTTTCGTTCGGCAGGTTAATTGATCTCATACACAAGCGAGTGTTTGATCCGCTGCGCGGCCATAGTTGGGTTTATCCTTTGACGAGCGCTGGGCGGCGCATGAGGAAAATGGTGAAAGTGTTGCACAAGTTCACGGATGATGTCGTTCGCGAACGAAAGCTGCTCCGTTGCAATGGTGCCCCACGGCGAACGACCGTCCTCGACATGCTTCTGGAAACACGGCCCAACGGTCACCCGTTCCCCGAGGATGACATTCGTGGAGAAGTGGGCACGTTTATGTTTGCCGGCCACGAGACAACCACTTCCTGTCTCAGCTTTGCCCTCTATTACCTCTCCCGATATCCCGTCGTTCAGCAGAAAGTTTACGATGAAATTGGGACCGTCTACGCGGGTGCCGGTGATCTCCGCAAAGTCCCGCTATCCTACGCGTCGCTGAACGAGCTCCGGTACTTGGATTTGGTTATCAAGGAAACACTTCGCATCAGTCCACCAGCGCCGATGGTTGGTCGGTGTTCGGCCGGCGATATGATTATTGATGGCATCCCGATACCGGCTGGCACGGAGGTGATGCTGAACATTTTCGTTATGCAAACCGACCCGGAATTCTTCCCCGAGCCGGACGTGTTCTGCCCGGAAAGGTTCGCCGGCCAGAACAATGATTCTACCGGAACGCAAATAATGCCGTACAGTTACATTCCCTTCAGTGCTGGGCTGCGCTCCTGTATGGGGCAACGTTACGCGATgatagaaatgaaaactgTTCTGGTTAAGCTCTTAATCCATTACCGGGTGTTGCCGAGTTCGGAAGAGAAAGTCCTGAAGGTGAAGGCGGACATAACGCTAAAGCCCCACGGTGGTGCGTTCATTAAATTGCTGCCGAGATAGATAGTTAagtttggttttattaaaacttttctGCTCGTTTTCATATATTTTACCACCAACTAGAAGTGTAGTGTAAGGACACCACGTTTGCTGTACTTTGCGGAACTTTTAACAGGATGTCGTCTGAAATGAGGTTTGTACGGTGAATTGGGTCGTCAAACGTTAAGCAATTACCAAACGTAACGATGTGGCTATTCAACGATCACGGGCCAGACATAATGTATCGTGTACGAAACGGCCCATTCCGGGGCATTGTAATCATCAGCAGATATGAAGCAGAGACATCGTTAGAGTCCAGCGTCATGCTAAATTGACCGTACAAGGACCGGGGGTCGGTTGTCTCAATTTCACGATATAATTCGGAGATGGTACGAACGATATGTCCTACTAAGACTCTTGAGATGACGATTCTGTATCATCCGATGAAGCATACGATGACGATGTCGATAAAATTGATATCCTGCGTTTTTTGAGATTCGTCATTTCACTCCTTCCGTGGGGACAGTTTTTCGAGAAAATAGTACTGTGTCGTGAGCGAGACACATGGTTTATCACATGTAGGGAATGAAGGCGATAAAAATGTTGATTATGAATACAATATGTTTGTACAGCACGTCCATATGTTTACCGAGGCATCTTCGTATGGTACGGGATGGGCCGGTAAACGGACGGCCTCCCATTTGTGTCGTTCATTGAAAAAATGTCACCCTGCGAAGCCTACCCTCGAATGCAAAGGTTCATATTTTAGTGGTGAGAAACTGTATAGCGATCCGATTTGAATTGGGCTAGCGCAAGCGTACCATTTCCTCGTCAACTCAAGTGCGAAGATGCTGTGATATTGTGTTACgtccaatttattttatttccttccttTGTCTCGTCGTCTTTCGGTGCCATATCCCTTCCAGATGAGGCCCCAAACGAACATCCTTGACACACATTTGTGCCTATTCCGCTTCGAATGTCCCGAGCTCATTTTACGCGCGTTCGTCCCACGATAGTGATTGTAAATAATACCAAAGATACTGCGGCCAGCATTgaacaccgacgacgacaaaaaaaatcgataacacATCCATTTAATCTTCTCCGGAGTGAAATCTCTTATTtcctctcgcgctctctctctaccaCTTTGTGATATTTATTATTCGCCTGTTCTACTATAAATCTAAGCAAATGGTGTTATACTATGTTCAAGTGAGTTATGCTTGCGTTGGAGGcttttgttgctctttcgtGGCCGCGCTTTCTGCTACAGGCGATTCTGCAGTATCGCTTCCAATCTGTGCCGCAATCTCGGCGTACTTTTCCTTTCGATAGTCTTTCCGGGCCTCGTCCATCAGTACGTTGTGCAGCAGGAAGCGATTGTTTGACTGATTAGGCAACAGCGGCGGGTAAGGATTTCCGCGCAGTTCTAGCACGGCTCGCTTCCGGTACCAACCGGGGTACTCCTTCGGTGCTTTGTACATCCGTGTGGCTGACACCTTATACTCCTCGAACCGTGGCGCCAGTACCTTGAACAGTTTGTGCACGAGCTGTTTCTCGAGCAACCAGAAGTCGGCCATCTCCATCGTGGGCTTGTGGCAGTCCCCGTGCCGTATGGCGTCCGATATTAATCGCTCCGCATACCCGCGTGCCTCATCCGCCCGCTGGTAGTTCAGTTCGATTCGCTCGTGTTTCACCAGGGCCGTCACCGTTTTGCGCAGCTTGTCCAACCGGCCTTCGGGTCCTCGTGGGTTTTTGAGGTTGCGGTGCCGCGGCTGGATCGCCACCCGCAACTGCGACATAAGCTTCGTCACTTCCGCCTGATTCATGTTTCTGGTGGTGTTTTCCACAACTTTTTGGGCGATGTTAGGTTCAAATAAATGCACACTTCACGAAAAGCCGAAAAACGGAAGTATTGTTactcaatcaaaacacatttcctttctctctcgaacGATATTCCCACCATTTTGACAGATGCttaaaatgtcaaaacaaCGACTAAtggaaccggttcggttgaaccggttcgaagagaaagagaagagagtatttgggtttttgggtttcgttGCGTTGCACAGTGGAGAATTTGTACGGAAAAGACgtacatattttttttaaggAGAGTCTGCGGATTTTTGTTaactttattgttttctatgcatgcgttttaaataaattgagcattttatgtgtaatagACTACttcattaaatatttgaaagcGTGTATAACTTTTACCTTGTTTTTAATAGActttttccatattttaagGTATTTATACGCTTAAGCTGCAATCCCCATTACATTAAAATGCTTAAATGCATAATCGTCTGCAAATATCaaatttctgataaaaaaaaacttaagCCTTATGAGCGTAAAAAAGGATATCAAATGATCGAGGAGCTTTACCCATTGAGTTTGTGGGAATTTAGAAACAACCGAAGTACCCAACACATGAACTattaaacgtttgatagaaaactGATTAtctattttgggaaaataCAACTAAAATCATTACTTTAAAAGTGGGTTTGGAATCGCCTTTTACCCATAGTGaaacagagagtgagagcgcacgaaaacagaaagagcaaagaaaaatacagTAGGTTAGGTTGGAAATAGGTTTGGTTAGGTTGAAAAGTTAGGTTAGTTAGCGGTCAGAAAATACAGAGAAATTGTTTCAGAGAAAGatttgttttacttcaaaAATTCAAGCGTGCGGttgcgttttgcgtttcgtccGGCGTCCTATTTGCGTGCTGTTAGTTGCTAATATTTTCTGCGTGTTGTTCCGACGGGTCACTTTTCTGTTTCAGGCTAATATGAATAAAACCCCCCAGTTTTTAGTTGGTTTATGAccaccttttccccatagtgcgctTCTCGCGAGTTTATCCCAGTGCAGAACAAATCTCTCAGTGTCCATCTGCCATCTGATCGGAACAAAtagcaagagcgagagagagtgagaagaCCGTTCCTTTTTAAAGGGTTTCTGTGTGCATCTCAACAATCCTGTATTCTAAAGCGGCTCTTCGGTTGGCCATTTCATTATTGTTAGTTTTATTCGATTTAACGCAGCGTCCTGTAATCCGCTTTCTCGCTgtatctctcgctcttgctgATTCCATCGTTCCTCTGTTCTTAACAATACGAAACCGGTCAGCGTCCCGTGGACGAATTCTGACGAGAAGCTGTGCGGACAGCATTCATCTTCACCAGTGTTGGAGATTCGCACAAAAGCACCGACAGACGAGAGAACGACCGAATATGATTTCTCCATATGATTCTGCGTGGCCGTAACGACCTATCACACATTTTCAGATCAAAGTGTACCTCGAATAATAGTTATGCCGAGTGCTCAtggcgagtgagtgagaccGAGCGCGCAATTGTTTCCGCTCTTCGTCGAAGTGCAGAAAATGGATTCCGAAGCCGGCGTGTGCATTCGGTAGAATCGAATTTCTGTCGCGACGTGTTTTCCGCGCttcgacgaaaaaaaaggtcctCGAGTGCGCGCAGGATTGCGGAAAGAGTTGAGTGAAAATTGGTGGAGCTGGAGTGCTGGAAAATCCGTTTCGTTAAGAGAGGCTCACGCGGAACGTGGTCGCTGTACGTAAGTGTCCTTCTTTTCGCTTGTCGGTTGATTCCTGTGCATggcgttgcgtgtgtgtttgtgtacttGCTAAATTCCGGTCCCGATTAAATGTTCCGGAAGCCAGAGCATGCCCCAATGGTGAATCCGTTATGATTATGGGCCGCGATTTCCCGTTccttcgtttgctgctgctgtgctgtcgATGCTGCCGGTTGATGACGGGCCACTTCGGGACGGGTCCTACTGCACCACACTTGGCTTTAATGTGCACGAAAGTACGGAACGAATCGCCAGAGTAGTTTCAATCTGGTATTTATTTTCCTGCACGATGGGTCTGTGTGAGAAAATGTAGGATCCGCGGTCTGCATGCGCCTGCGGAAGTGTCCGGAGCCCGAGGGTTACCTGGGAATGAGAGCAACAAGGTCTTCCAAAGGGGAGCATTCGCTGGGCGACCGGATAGATTCAGCGGCCACGCTGCAACAACGGTAGACAGAGAGGGCCACCGCGCATCACAGTTCCCCCGTTTCGCTCGCACGTTCACTACCCCCAGACGCGATCGAGCCCTCGCATACTAGACCAGGAATGTCGACGAAACGCTGCGGTGCGGCGAGTGGTCTGTAACCCTTTCGAGCGCTGGTCCAGGTACGAAGCGGAGAGCAAAGAACCGAATCGGAGCACTTCTGCGCTGGTGTTCGTTCTGGGGCCAGAACAATGCACACGCAACCCGCACCACGCTTCGCCGTCGGTGCCATCGTGGACcgcagagcgagagaagctCCGGTGCGCGTGCGTCCGAAGCAGCCGGAGGGAGAAAACATATGGCAGCCCCAGACTGAGTGTGGCTGGAACGCgaaagtgttgtgttttgggACGAAGCCTCAGAAGTGCCAACAAGGACACCGGCCCGCGTGTGAAACAGGCTGCAGCGAAATGGTGCCCGAAATCGCCTGACCGACCGGGACCCAGCATCCAGAGGGACAAACAGGTGTGCGG encodes the following:
- the LOC131209621 gene encoding cytochrome P450 4C1-like, whose product is MFWLLLLTLIAIVGSWILVTILRNRATVAWLQKQLPNFGSVPSIPLLGSAYHFKDPTPAGIFNTFVGFHKLYGRNLIAQNLFNQPSLQISSPAVIEQVIQAKTIEKTIIYDFMKPWLGSGLVVSTGAKWAQRRKIITPTFHFKILEDFLIIMNHQADVLIRKLSAKAGGPNFDIYEPVTYCALDIISESAMGVKLNTQEDPQSEYVQAAKEISDIVLKRMFSFGREFKWLFLLKKESRRLNECLKVVHGFAYRVINERKKQLLEERERRQTERKLEETDLYGKRRMTLLDLLLNVTVDGEPLPDDDIREEVDTFMFAGHDTTSSCISFAVYHLSRNAAIQQKLYDEIQQVVGSDAKSVELTHSTLQELRYLEMVIKETLRMNPSAPIIGRKSAGDMVVDGVQIPKGMEFAILIYALHNDPQLYPEPERFDPERFSEEAQASRQPYSYIPFSVGSRNCIGQRYAMLEIKTILVKLLANFQFLPCEDHHKLLIKTDMTLKPVNGAFVKIVAR
- the LOC131207290 gene encoding cytochrome P450 4d2-like; protein product: MSIFLVLLLVILLILHIIVKVFLNRRRAEKLLKQLPDFKALPSVPLLGSALLFKNTSPDGVQRTLVDFHRQYGKNLLLQELCNGFKLLVSEPRVVEQVIQAKTIRKPSFYDFFKPWLGISTVIACGQQWSIRRKLIDPVFNYKMLEDFLEVMIAHSDVLVATLAPYVGGDDFDIYNPIRYCTMDIICETAMGVQLHCQSNPTGQFIAATDELIDLIHKRVFDPLRGHSWVYPLTSAGRRMRKMVKVLHKFTDDVVRERKLLRCNGAPRRTTVLDMLLETRPNGHPFPEDDIRGEVGTFMFAGHETTTSCLSFALYYLSRYPVVQQKVYDEIGTVYAGAGDLRKVPLSYASLNELRYLDLVIKETLRISPPAPMVGRCSAGDMIIDGIPIPAGTEVMLNIFVMQTDPEFFPEPDVFCPERFAGQNNDSTGTQIMPYSYIPFSAGLRSCMGQRYAMIEMKTVLVKLLIHYRVLPSSEEKVLKVKADITLKPHGGAFIKLLPR
- the LOC131209751 gene encoding large ribosomal subunit protein bL17m — translated: MNQAEVTKLMSQLRVAIQPRHRNLKNPRGPEGRLDKLRKTVTALVKHERIELNYQRADEARGYAERLISDAIRHGDCHKPTMEMADFWLLEKQLVHKLFKVLAPRFEEYKVSATRMYKAPKEYPGWYRKRAVLELRGNPYPPLLPNQSNNRFLLHNVLMDEARKDYRKEKYAEIAAQIGSDTAESPVAESAATKEQQKPPTQA